In the Plodia interpunctella isolate USDA-ARS_2022_Savannah chromosome 6, ilPloInte3.2, whole genome shotgun sequence genome, one interval contains:
- the LOC128671084 gene encoding dual specificity protein phosphatase 14 has product MKVLTVDDKVTSVGNENEPTVVVEVPKPTKEELNRGCPLGVSRVTDSLYVCGAHALPGAVRALRPGLIVSAAPELPPPPEDYVPRHFVPLLDAPSSDMHPYMDRVANLINEVVEGGDVVLVHCVAGVSRSVTLCLAYLVKWQKMSLRDAYHHMKLRRPQIRPNTGFWKQLIKYEDRLYGEASVKMVYCEAIDKEIPDVYEPDYRGMTWFRQRYGPIEKC; this is encoded by the exons ATGAAGGTTTTAACAGTTGATGATAAAGTGACCAGTGTTGGGAATGAGAATGAGCCCACTGTTGTAGTGGAAGTTCCAAAACCTACGAAAGAGGAATTGAACag AGGATGTCCTCTCGGAGTTTCCCGGGTAACAGACTCTCTCTACGTCTGCGGGGCGCACGCCCTGCCCGGGGCAGTCCGGGCGCTCCGCCCCGGCCTCATTGTGAGCGCCGCTCCGGAGCTTCCACCACCCCCTGAAGACTACGTCCCGAGGCACTTCGTGCCGTTGTTGGATGCCCCCAGCTCTGATATGCACCCGTATATGGATAGAGTGGCCAACCTGATCAATGAG GTTGTGGAAGGTGGTGACGTGGTGTTGGTCCACTGTGTCGCAGGGGTCTCCAGGTCAGTGACCCTGTGCCTCGCGTATCTCGTCAAGTGGCAGAAGATGTCGCTCCGAGATGCCTACCACCACATGAAGCTGAGAAG GCCACAAATCCGACCAAACACTGGATTTTGGAAGCAACTCATCAAATACGAAGACAGGCTTTACGGCGAAGCGTCTGTCAAGATGGTATACTGTGAAGCCATAGACAAGGAGATCCCTGATGTCTACGAGCCAGATTACAGGGGCATGACTTGGTTCAGACAGCGATATGGACCTATCGAGAAATGCTGA